From a single Oreochromis niloticus isolate F11D_XX linkage group LG3, O_niloticus_UMD_NMBU, whole genome shotgun sequence genomic region:
- the zgc:194930 gene encoding uncharacterized protein zgc:194930, with protein sequence MGCQCCRMIQSYVYDPSAPADVRKSDSTGSSLYQPHRRPGGAPNRDLYGEAKQKHGFHNLAYSKSNESTLKLEVDNNHVNQRLHRQGSIPPTEGGLYIIQPQGVGQQWMTQEKGPSQVPVYPSVENYEIQRSQATSNGWTSSEHRLSSTELSADEIDEGVGGTPEYLCDTGDEGSVSSVDIQTSNTSLSSGGTRDDLTLTKTPDVSTMESGISVSKSEDEEQEVQSVTDSMVAEALAALEAATAGEDYE encoded by the coding sequence CTACGTCTACGACCCCTCAGCTCCAGCAGACGTGAGGAAGAGCGACTCCACAGGCAGCTCGCTCTACCAGCCCCATCGCCGCCCGGGCGGGGCCCCAAACAGGGACCTATATGGTGAGGCCAAGCAGAAGCATGGCTTTCATAACCTGGCCTACAGCAAGTCCAATGAGAGCACGCTAAAACTAGAAGTTGACAACAACCATGTCAACCAAAGACTGCACCGTCAGGGGAGTATACCACCGACAGAGGGAGGGCTGTACATCATCCAGCCACAAGGGGTGGGGCAGCAATGGATGACGCAGGAAAAAGGTCCGAGCCAGGTGCCCGTGTACCCCAGCGTAGAGAATTACGAGATCCAGAGGAGCCAAGCGACGAGTAACGGGTGGACCAGCTCCGAGCATCGGCTCAGCAGCACAGAGCTTTCAGCAGACGAGATAGACGAGGGTGTGGGAGGGACCCCGGAGTACCTGTGTGACACGGGGGACGAGGGCAGCGTCTCGTCAGTGGACATCCAAACCAGCAACACCAGCTTGTCCTCAGGGGGCACGAGGGACGACCTCACGCTGACAAAGACTCCCGACGTCTCCACGATGGAGAGCGGGATCTCTGTGTCGAAGAGCGAGGACGAGGAGCAGGAGGTGCAGAGCGTCACGGACTCAATGGTGGCAGAGGCTCTCGCTGCTTTGGAGGCCGCCACGGCAGGAGAGGACTATGAGTGA